The following are encoded together in the Phragmites australis chromosome 19, lpPhrAust1.1, whole genome shotgun sequence genome:
- the LOC133901084 gene encoding subtilisin-like protease SBT1.4, producing the protein MAMEVHLTSRISPNEEKITMTPSPSRTLQVSCEECDALITYVDTCSERARGSFALAAGLGPAPASFSGGCVSTGSFNASAYCNKIIGTKFFYKGYETALGHPIDDTKESKSPLDTEGHGTHTASTAAGSPVTGAGFFDYANGQSVGMAPSARIAAYKICWKSGCYDSDILAAMDEAVADGVDVISLSVGTNRYAPSFFRDSIAIGAFHAVSKGIVLSCSAGNSGPGEYTAVNIAPWILTVGASTIDREFPADVVLGDGRVFGGVSLYAGDPLDSTQLPLVFAGDCGSRLCIQGDLDSEKVAGKIVVCDVLLLLLN; encoded by the coding sequence ATGGCCATGGAAGTACACCTCACCTCTCGCATCAGTCCTAATGAAGAAAAGATCACCATGACACCATCCCCATCGCGAACGCTCCAAGTTTCTTGCGAAGAGTGTGATGCCTTGATTACGTACGTGGACACATGCTCAGAACGCGCACGCGGTTCGTTCGCGCTTGCTGCTGGGCTCGGCCCGGCGCCCGCGTCCTTCTCCGGCGGATGCGTCTCCACGGGTTCCTTCAACGCCTCCGCCTACTGCAACAAGATCATCGGCACCAAGTTCTTTTACAAGGGATACGAGACTGCTCTCGGCCACCCCATCGATGACACGAAGGAGTCCAAGTCGCCGTTAGACACTGAGGGCCACGGGACCCACACCGCCTCTACGGCGGCGGGGTCGCCGGTGACCGGAGCAGGATTCTTCGACTACGCGAATGGCCAGTCGGTGGGCATGGCTCCCAGCGCGCGCATCGCGGCATACAAGATCTGCTGGAAGTCCGGCTGCTACGACTCCGACATCCTCGCAGCCATGGACGaggccgtcgccgacggcgtaGACGTCATCTCCCTCTCCGTCGGCACCAACAGGTATGCCCCCAGCTTCTTCCGCGACTCTATTGCCATCGGCGCCTTCCACGCCGTGAGCAAGGGCATCGTCCTCTCCTGCTCCGCAGGCAACTCCGGGCCCGGCGAGTACACCGCCGTCAACATAGCGCCATGGATACTGACCGTCGGCGCATCTACCATCGACCGCGAGTTCCCCGCTGATGTGGTTCTAGGCGATGGCCGCGTCTTTGGCGGCGTGTCACTGTACGCCGGTGACCCCCTTGACTCAACACAGTTGCCGCTAGTGTTCGCCGGGGACTGTGGCTCCCGGCTTTGCATACAGGGCGACCTCGACTCGGAGAAGGTGGCCGGCAAGATCGTGGTATGTGATGTGCTGCTACTATTACTAAACTAA